Proteins encoded in a region of the Elizabethkingia bruuniana genome:
- a CDS encoding NmrA family NAD(P)-binding protein produces the protein MKKIKPVIVVFGCTGTVGREVMQQLKYHDCIIRGVLRNPERPYPVPISSSLSNITYVSASLNSIKQLKEACSGADALFLLTATSPDQVEYEINIINAARQSGVKRIIKLSAPVIQPSAVVKVSEWHNTIDNYLIKNINEFCCLRPHSFMQNWERNTFTIQNFGKIYGASGNAKRNYIDCRDVAAVAINYLLTTEEVKQHSVILAGPQAITNIEMAEKLSYVTGRKIEYIDITQEELFSQLTKKAKLPEWLASHIVELDDLAIKVPEPESDTITNLILRKPRIMDEYLQESRHLFKRKPLWKLLF, from the coding sequence ATGAAAAAAATTAAACCAGTTATCGTTGTTTTTGGCTGTACAGGTACCGTCGGAAGAGAAGTAATGCAGCAACTAAAATACCATGACTGTATTATACGGGGAGTTCTTAGGAATCCTGAACGCCCTTATCCTGTACCTATAAGCTCATCACTGTCAAATATAACCTATGTAAGCGCCAGTCTTAATTCTATAAAACAACTTAAAGAAGCATGCTCCGGGGCTGATGCTCTATTTCTGCTCACAGCTACATCTCCGGATCAGGTTGAATATGAAATTAATATAATCAATGCTGCCAGACAAAGCGGTGTAAAAAGAATTATTAAACTTTCTGCGCCTGTAATTCAGCCTTCAGCCGTTGTAAAAGTCAGTGAGTGGCATAATACAATAGATAATTATCTTATAAAAAATATAAATGAATTCTGCTGTCTGAGACCTCATTCATTTATGCAAAACTGGGAGCGGAACACATTTACTATTCAGAATTTCGGTAAGATTTACGGAGCTTCAGGTAATGCCAAAAGAAATTACATTGACTGCCGTGATGTAGCAGCTGTAGCCATAAATTATCTACTAACAACAGAGGAAGTAAAACAGCATTCTGTTATTCTGGCAGGTCCACAAGCCATTACAAATATAGAAATGGCAGAAAAGCTTTCTTATGTAACCGGCCGCAAAATAGAATATATAGATATTACACAGGAAGAGCTGTTCAGTCAGCTAACAAAGAAAGCAAAGCTACCGGAATGGCTGGCCTCTCATATCGTAGAGCTCGATGACCTGGCGATTAAAGTTCCGGAACCGGAAAGCGATACTATTACAAACTTAATCTTAAGAAAGCCCCGTATTATGGATGAATACTTACAGGAATCCCGGCATCTTTTTAAAAGAAAGCCGCTATGGAAATTATTGTTTTAG
- a CDS encoding rhomboid family intramembrane serine protease, with translation MKEKNHTSSDFSMQSMIATALPSYIFPALMSFLSGYFLQKTELMTASYSTIGLSSLISTILSCIILRQLSSKRILVRNKSIRSLLIILLMMALGLAFTFVTNLPSERFNITFSAFLGAAIITVRQQIKDYRYEKN, from the coding sequence ATGAAAGAGAAAAACCATACTTCCTCAGATTTCAGTATGCAATCCATGATTGCCACAGCCTTGCCTTCTTATATATTTCCTGCTCTGATGTCTTTTTTATCTGGCTACTTTCTTCAGAAAACAGAACTGATGACTGCAAGCTACAGCACGATAGGTTTATCATCTTTGATATCAACAATATTAAGCTGTATCATACTTAGGCAGCTAAGTTCAAAACGAATTTTAGTACGAAATAAATCGATAAGATCTTTATTAATCATACTATTAATGATGGCTTTGGGATTAGCTTTTACCTTCGTCACCAATCTCCCGTCAGAACGATTCAATATCACTTTCTCAGCTTTTCTGGGTGCAGCGATAATAACAGTTCGCCAACAAATAAAAGATTATAGATATGAAAAAAATTAA